The genomic segment TTGCCTTTTCGCGGCGTTCGGCGCTACGCTGGATGAACGGGTCGTAGTTGAAGGGCCCCTTTACGGAACCTGCAATGAAGGCGCATTCGGCGAGGCTCAGTTCCTTCAGTTCCTTGTTGAAGAAATACTGGGCGGCGATGGCTACACCCTTACCGGTACCGGAAACGTGGAACTGGTTCAGGTAGAATTCAAGAATGTCCTGCTTGCTGAAATGGCGTTCCATGCGGAGGGCGTTGATCAGTTCCTTGCCCTTTTCCTTGATGCTGCGTTCCTCGCGGCCGAAAATGTTCTTGACGGTCTGCTGGGTCAAGGTGGAACCGCCCTGACGCATGTGGCCTGCCTTGATGTTTGATGCCATGGCGCGGGTGAAACCGTAAATGCTGAAGCCGTTGTGGTTCCAGTAGCCGGCGTCTTCGGCGGCCACCAGGGCGTTTACGATATTGGAGGGGATGTCGCCGTAGGGTACATAGATACGGTGGTTGGCGTCAAAGAAGGCTCCTAGCAAGGTGTTGCCGTCATTGTAATAGACGCGGGTCTCGCCAGAAAGGACCTGCAATATGGATTCCCTGTTGAACTGGTTGTCGGGATCCTTATCGGGTAACACCTTAAAGACCAGGATGTAGACGGGAATGCAGCAAATGAGGCCCACCAGGGCAAATGCTGCCACAATTTTCAACAACTTTTTTAGAAAACGCATATAAAAAAGTTAGAAATTTTGGGAAATCCCCTTGAAAAAGCGTTAGAAATAAAGTATAATTTGTGCCCCCAAGATGGGAAGATGGCCGAGCTGGCCGAAGGCGCGTCCCTGCTAAGGACGTATAGGACTTAATCCTATCGCGAGTTCGAATCTCGCTCTTCCCGCTGCAAAGACCCCGAGTCGCAAGACTCGGGGTTTTTGTTTTATTGTATGCGGTATTTTATCACATTTTCCCATAAAATGGGCGTTTTCTATTGACTTTTACATTTTCTTAAGAGATATTATATCCGTTGTAAATATTTTTTTAAGGAGTCCTCTATGAAAGCATCTAGTTTTTTTGCCGGTCTTGCCCTTGGCGCTGCTGCCGCCCTTGCTGTTTCCAAGAAGCTGAAGTCGTCTTGCAGTTGTGAAGGAAACGCAGAAAATCCCGCCCTGAAGGATGCTGAAAACGCCGTGGAAACCCTCCGCTGCTCCGTGGATTCCCTCCGCAAGGAACTGAACAGCCGCATCGAATCCGAACAGACCTATGCCGCCCAGTGCGAAGACCTGAAGGATCAGGTGGCCAAGATGGACGTGGAAATCGGCAACCTGAAGAACATCTGCGAGAAGCAGGACGGTGTAAACAGGAAACTGGAAGAGGAATTGGAAGAAGCCAAGTCCAAGTAAGTCAGACTGGTTTTTGTTCCGTACAAATACTGTAAAAAAAAACAGGAGCCTGCGTCCCTCGGTCGCGGGCCCTTTTTTGCTGTTTTATGGCCATGTTGGCGCGATTCAGTCATTCCTTTATTTTTAAATTTTGATTGTGGCACGAATTTTGCGACATAAACTTTTTTTGAGATTGGCTCTCGTTCCGGTGTGGGTCGTTTTGTTCCTGTGCGGTTGCGAGGAAATCGAAGAAGAAAAGCCCTGGATCCAGGTGGAACGTCCGGAAATGCTTTTTACCGACACCACCCTTCTGGATAGTTACGACAAGGGTGTGCAGGCCTGGAAACTGAAGACGGCCTATCTGGAACGTTGGGGCGACAAGGACCTTGTCTTTGTGAAGCCGGTCCTGGTGGACATTTACGATTCCCTGGGAGAACGTACCGCGTTCCTGCGTGCCGATTCCGGCCGCCTGGATATGAAGTTTACCTATGTGTATGCCTATGGCCACGTTTATGCCCTGACGCCCAAGGGGGCTTCGGTCCGCTCCGATTCCCTCCTGTGGAACAAGAAGGACAACCTGGTAAAGACTGACAGTTATGTTCGTGTGGTTAGCGAAGACGGCGACGTGCTTCAGGGCAAGGGTTTTGAAAGTGACGCCCATATGGACAACTGGCGGATTCTTTCTGACGTGACCGGCATTTTCCAGGATGCGGCTAAACGCCTGAAGGAAGAGGACAAGAACCAGGCTTCCGAAATCGAGACCCGCGATAGTTTGCAGAGGGCTAGACCGACTGCTGGTTCTGTCCGCGTGGTTTCATCTTCTGGAACACGGGTGCCGCAATCTTCTGCGTCGCAGGCTCCGGCTGACAGCGCCAAGAAAAAACCTGGACCTAAGAAATCCTGGAAGCGCACCCTTACGAAGAAAGACGAGGCGAAGGACTAGAAGATGTCTCGATACATTGGTTCTTTCAAGTTTGGTCTGTTCCTGGCGTTTGCGATTCTGATCTTGTTTTCGGGCGAGGCGGTGGCGCAGTCTTCGCCTATTATCATGAAGCATGCAGACAGTCTTGCGGTGGCCCGCAAGCGCGGAACTCTCTTGCTGCATGGCCGTGTGCAGTTCCTTCACGATAGTGTGCAGTTCAAGACCCAGCGCGCCATCTGGAATAAGGATGGTGAAGTGGTCCAATGTGATGGCGGCTTCCTGTTTACCCACCCCTCGGGTTATATCGATGCCCGCAACGGTGTGTACCAGAAGAAACGTGGCCTCGCCACCGCTACCGGCGATGTCCATGCTGGTGATTCCGCCCATACCTACTACTTTACCGGCGAGTACCTGGAGTATGATAAGGAAAAGGAAATCCTGACCATGCCTACAAAGCCGGTGCTCCGCCAGTTCGAGAAGAACAAGTCCGGCGGCGAGGATACCGTAAAGATTGTGGCCAGGCGAATTGTGTACAACAAGAAAGATGGCTATGCGGAAGCCCGCGGCGATGTGACCATTACCCAGAAGGACGTGGCCATTTCTGCTGACAATATGAATTACAGCAAGAAGGACGATTACGCCGAGGCTTTCAATCATGTAAAGCTGACCCAGAACGACATGGTGGTGACTTGCGATACGGGATATTTTGACCGCAAGAATAACTGGCTTTCGATGAAAGGCAACCCGACTTGCGACCTGAAGAATTATCACCTGACGGGCGACTCCATTTTCCTGGTGCTGGATTCTACCGGCAACTCCCTGAAGTCTGCGCTGGTGATTCGTAATGCCCACGGCATCCAGCAGGAAGAACCGAAGAGGAATGCTCCGGGTAGCGTGACGGAAGCCTTTGGCGATACCCTCTTTGCAGAATTCAGCGGAAACAAGATCGAACGCCTCTATGTGAACTTGAACGCCCGCGGTTTCTTTTACGAGACGGACCTGCAGGATTACAGAAACTTGATGGACGGCGACCGCCTTGACATGTATTTTAACAAGGGCAAGATGGACAAGGCCGTGGTCTCCGGCAAGGCCCAGAGTACCTATTTCTACATCAAGAAGGATCGTTCCGTGTCTGGCAAGAATGAGGCATCGGGCGATACCATCCATATCTTGTTTGACGCCCAGAAGAATGCAGTAAAGTCCCTGAAGCTTCTAGGTAATTCCACTATGGCCAGCGGCCGTTATGTTGACCTGGAAAAGGAACGCCGTAACAAGGAACTTGCCCTGAAGGATTCCCTGGCGAAGGTGGATTCATTAAAAAAAGAAAATAAGGCGGATTCGTTGACAGAAGCCGGTGCTTCTATCGATAGTAAGGAGCGGGAAGTGCAACCCGCGAAAAAGCCGTCGGCTTTCAAGAAGGCTTTGTTGGACAGGAATCGGTCCAGAAAAAAATCAGAAAAAACTCCATCGGATTCATCCGCGGTGAATGTAAATTCTAAGCATGTAGAGGAAAAAAAGTGAAGAACCTTGTCAGTACCATACGCACAGAACACCTGCGAAAGGTTTATGGTGGCCGTCAGGTCGTAAGCGACGTTTCTATCCGTGTGTCGCAGGGTGAGATTGTCGGCCTTCTTGGCCCCAATGGTGCCGGCAAGACCACGTCTTTCTACATGATCGTGGGAATGGTCCGCCCTGAGTCTGGACATATCTTTCTTGATGATATCGAGATGACCGACAAGCCCATGTACAAGCGCGCACGACTTGGCATCGGTTATCTTCCTCAGGAAGCTTCCATCTTCCGCAAGCTTAGCGTAGAAGATAACATTATGGCCATTCTTGAAACTCAGGACATGAAGCGCCGTGAACGCAAGGTTCGTCTGGAGCAGCTCCTGGAAGAATTCAAGATTACCCACATTCGCAAGACCAA from the Fibrobacter sp. UWH6 genome contains:
- the lptC gene encoding LPS export ABC transporter periplasmic protein LptC, with the protein product MALVPVWVVLFLCGCEEIEEEKPWIQVERPEMLFTDTTLLDSYDKGVQAWKLKTAYLERWGDKDLVFVKPVLVDIYDSLGERTAFLRADSGRLDMKFTYVYAYGHVYALTPKGASVRSDSLLWNKKDNLVKTDSYVRVVSEDGDVLQGKGFESDAHMDNWRILSDVTGIFQDAAKRLKEEDKNQASEIETRDSLQRARPTAGSVRVVSSSGTRVPQSSASQAPADSAKKKPGPKKSWKRTLTKKDEAKD
- a CDS encoding LptA/OstA family protein, whose amino-acid sequence is MSRYIGSFKFGLFLAFAILILFSGEAVAQSSPIIMKHADSLAVARKRGTLLLHGRVQFLHDSVQFKTQRAIWNKDGEVVQCDGGFLFTHPSGYIDARNGVYQKKRGLATATGDVHAGDSAHTYYFTGEYLEYDKEKEILTMPTKPVLRQFEKNKSGGEDTVKIVARRIVYNKKDGYAEARGDVTITQKDVAISADNMNYSKKDDYAEAFNHVKLTQNDMVVTCDTGYFDRKNNWLSMKGNPTCDLKNYHLTGDSIFLVLDSTGNSLKSALVIRNAHGIQQEEPKRNAPGSVTEAFGDTLFAEFSGNKIERLYVNLNARGFFYETDLQDYRNLMDGDRLDMYFNKGKMDKAVVSGKAQSTYFYIKKDRSVSGKNEASGDTIHILFDAQKNAVKSLKLLGNSTMASGRYVDLEKERRNKELALKDSLAKVDSLKKENKADSLTEAGASIDSKEREVQPAKKPSAFKKALLDRNRSRKKSEKTPSDSSAVNVNSKHVEEKK
- the lptB gene encoding LPS export ABC transporter ATP-binding protein — protein: MKNLVSTIRTEHLRKVYGGRQVVSDVSIRVSQGEIVGLLGPNGAGKTTSFYMIVGMVRPESGHIFLDDIEMTDKPMYKRARLGIGYLPQEASIFRKLSVEDNIMAILETQDMKRRERKVRLEQLLEEFKITHIRKTKSMSCSGGERRRLEIARALASDPSFLLLDEPFAGIDPIAVADIQGIISGLKDRGMGVLITDHNVRETLSITDRAYIMYKSQVLTEGSSEYLANDPEARRIYLGDSFRLD